Proteins from a single region of Acidianus ambivalens:
- a CDS encoding Mut7-C RNAse domain-containing protein → MCLDNMQSKFIADAMLGKLARWLRILGYDTYYSNDIEDWKVIKIAEKDKRVILTRDRGLCIRAKKKGLECFLIPPEYDIISILAKLSIKYGIDLEARIEASRCSECNGILEKVGENRWRCTRCKKEYWKGKHWKTIEEILIKAKSKKEKDELSYNSRTRNRGGQNTSQDSKTSNNEKIGVAKLN, encoded by the coding sequence ATGTGTTTGGATAACATGCAAAGTAAGTTTATTGCTGATGCAATGCTAGGTAAGCTAGCTAGATGGCTTAGGATTTTAGGGTATGATACTTATTATAGTAATGACATCGAAGATTGGAAAGTAATAAAAATTGCTGAGAAAGATAAAAGAGTTATATTAACAAGAGATAGAGGCCTATGCATTAGGGCTAAGAAAAAGGGTTTAGAGTGCTTCCTCATTCCTCCAGAGTATGATATTATATCAATTTTAGCTAAGCTTTCCATAAAATATGGAATAGATTTAGAGGCAAGGATTGAAGCATCTAGATGCTCTGAATGCAATGGAATTCTAGAAAAAGTTGGTGAAAATAGATGGCGGTGTACAAGATGTAAGAAAGAATATTGGAAGGGAAAGCACTGGAAGACAATCGAAGAGATACTTATTAAGGCAAAATCAAAGAAAGAAAAAGATGAGCTTAGTTACAATTCAAGAACTAGGAATAGAGGAGGGCAAAACACTAGTCAAGATAGCAAGACAAGCAATAATGAAAAAATTGGGGTTGCAAAGCTCAATTAG
- the dcd gene encoding dCTP deaminase, which yields MILGDRDLKYYLEKGWIVISPLTQDTIRENGVDLRVGGEIARFKKTDEIYEDGKDPRSFYEIEKGDEFIIYPNEHVLLVTEEYVKLPNDVMAFVNLRSSFARLGLFVPPTIVDAGFEGQLTIEVLGSAFPVKIKRGTRFLHLIFARTLTPVENPYHGKYQGQQGVTLPKFKFQITSMP from the coding sequence ATGATTCTTGGAGATAGAGATTTAAAATACTACCTAGAAAAGGGTTGGATAGTAATCTCTCCTCTTACTCAAGATACTATAAGAGAGAACGGGGTCGATTTAAGAGTAGGAGGAGAGATAGCCCGCTTTAAGAAGACTGACGAAATATATGAAGATGGAAAAGACCCGCGTTCATTTTATGAGATAGAGAAAGGAGATGAATTCATCATTTACCCTAACGAACATGTACTGTTAGTTACTGAGGAGTATGTTAAACTGCCGAACGACGTAATGGCTTTCGTCAACTTAAGGTCTTCTTTTGCCAGGCTGGGTCTTTTTGTACCACCGACTATCGTAGATGCAGGCTTTGAAGGACAACTCACAATAGAAGTACTAGGTTCTGCTTTTCCCGTGAAGATAAAGAGGGGGACTCGCTTTCTTCACCTCATTTTCGCCAGAACATTAACACCAGTAGAGAATCCTTATCATGGCAAATACCAAGGACAACAAGGCGTAACTTTACCAAAATTTAAATTCCAGATAACTTCCATGCCTTAG
- a CDS encoding CopG family transcriptional regulator — protein sequence MKTLVIKLTDEEYKKLEEEASKQGFAILSYYVKYKLLSSPSNDGINTSTTTTSSNITPQIIDEITKKLERKIQDMVNPFTAEVENLKQKIADLSEKIDELESKKSEEPEAKYEKQRQYSQPSGEKKKTVMDILKSQGAIYESEVKLKNPDLFFEKIEKQGGKVLYTDKERIAVDVDFFNNFVKKLSDIHTSDDVEAQKYLTKQEHKLFQKLRQLGIIYFDNNTKAWKLSGI from the coding sequence ATGAAGACGCTTGTTATTAAGCTTACAGATGAAGAATATAAAAAATTGGAAGAAGAGGCTAGTAAACAAGGATTTGCTATACTTAGTTATTACGTTAAGTATAAGTTACTATCATCGCCTTCAAATGATGGAATAAATACTTCTACTACAACAACAAGTAGTAATATTACTCCACAAATTATAGATGAGATTACAAAGAAGCTAGAAAGAAAAATTCAAGATATGGTTAATCCATTTACAGCTGAAGTAGAGAACCTAAAACAAAAAATAGCTGATTTGAGCGAAAAAATTGATGAATTAGAAAGCAAGAAAAGTGAAGAGCCAGAAGCTAAATACGAAAAACAACGCCAATACTCGCAACCGAGTGGCGAAAAAAAGAAAACTGTCATGGATATTCTTAAGTCACAAGGGGCAATATATGAGAGCGAGGTAAAGCTTAAGAATCCTGACTTATTCTTTGAAAAAATTGAAAAGCAAGGTGGGAAAGTTCTATATACTGATAAAGAAAGAATAGCCGTAGATGTCGATTTCTTTAATAATTTTGTAAAGAAACTTTCAGATATTCACACTTCAGATGATGTAGAAGCGCAAAAATACCTCACTAAGCAAGAACATAAATTATTCCAAAAATTGAGACAATTGGGAATAATATACTTCGATAATAATACTAAGGCATGGAAGTTATCTGGAATTTAA
- a CDS encoding DUF460 domain-containing protein, giving the protein MRIMGIDINPGSSPANLLDAKYSVVILDENGNIVQKFDEIGISKIIRLAWEYEVSIVATDNIYELGENDRQVIKIISLFPDNVELVQVTYNDGRFMDIREVAKNMGIEIQGKPNPSKTAYLAAYLALKGAGTKIKLTENKTKIIISRGRHLGPGGMSSNRYKRHIRGLILRVFKEVKETLDRNNIDYDVILRRSKSGLENATFIVYAPRERLYGLVKKMSGHDVNLEIRPVYKTKIDFETNKKIEKKPIIVGIDPGIFVGISAIDIHGNPVILESKKGIDREEIINKLSEKGSAIIIATDVNPVPDAVKKIAGILKAKLYVPDKSLSVDEKQKLLQEYSEKYNLNITDPHIRDSLAAALKAYKELENKLSQASSTIRKLDLDIDEYAIYKCIIEGKTVAECIEKQIENEIAEEENKEIIKVEKTETKEKQPENKTFTENSELKHEIFRLRRTITRLLNEKYELEKKLYEIKTQFNAEVERDRRLYRLKTELEERNKSILKLQEIIKDYSDKINKLEGIINDLVEGKVNIIKSNSLIEISDYKVRILGEEVNPSIFNYVGKDFIICKSNILDDIRKLSKEKEIQKEMDINDIKNIIEEYRRQKSKHGNFAI; this is encoded by the coding sequence ATGAGGATAATGGGAATAGATATAAATCCTGGCAGTAGCCCCGCTAATCTACTAGACGCAAAATACTCGGTAGTAATATTAGATGAGAATGGGAATATAGTTCAAAAATTCGATGAAATAGGCATATCTAAGATAATTAGATTAGCTTGGGAATACGAAGTTTCTATCGTAGCAACGGATAATATATACGAACTTGGAGAAAATGATAGGCAAGTAATTAAAATAATTAGTCTATTTCCAGATAACGTAGAACTAGTCCAAGTAACTTACAATGATGGAAGATTTATGGATATAAGGGAAGTAGCTAAAAACATGGGTATAGAAATACAAGGAAAACCTAATCCTAGTAAGACAGCATACCTAGCTGCTTATTTAGCGCTAAAAGGTGCAGGAACTAAAATTAAGCTCACAGAAAATAAAACTAAGATAATAATTTCCCGAGGTAGACACTTAGGACCAGGAGGCATGAGCTCTAATAGGTATAAGAGACATATTAGGGGATTAATATTAAGGGTTTTTAAAGAGGTAAAAGAGACTCTAGATAGGAATAACATAGACTATGACGTAATATTAAGGAGATCAAAGAGCGGTTTAGAAAATGCTACATTCATAGTCTACGCACCAAGAGAAAGGCTTTATGGACTAGTTAAAAAGATGAGTGGACATGACGTTAACTTAGAAATTAGGCCAGTGTATAAAACTAAGATAGATTTTGAAACTAACAAAAAGATAGAGAAAAAGCCTATAATAGTAGGAATTGATCCAGGAATATTTGTAGGAATTTCTGCAATAGATATTCATGGAAATCCAGTAATTTTAGAATCTAAAAAAGGAATTGATAGAGAAGAAATAATAAATAAATTATCAGAAAAAGGTTCAGCAATAATAATAGCTACTGATGTAAACCCTGTACCAGATGCTGTAAAAAAGATAGCAGGAATATTAAAAGCAAAATTATATGTTCCGGATAAGTCCTTAAGTGTGGATGAAAAACAAAAATTACTTCAAGAATATTCTGAAAAATATAACTTAAACATTACAGATCCGCACATCAGAGATTCGTTAGCTGCTGCGTTAAAAGCATATAAAGAATTAGAAAACAAATTGTCTCAAGCGTCTTCTACTATAAGAAAACTCGATCTAGATATAGATGAGTACGCAATATATAAGTGCATTATCGAAGGAAAGACGGTGGCAGAATGCATAGAGAAACAGATTGAAAATGAGATAGCAGAGGAAGAGAATAAGGAAATAATAAAAGTAGAGAAAACTGAGACTAAAGAAAAACAGCCAGAGAATAAAACATTTACAGAGAATTCTGAATTAAAGCATGAAATATTTAGATTAAGAAGGACTATTACAAGGTTATTAAATGAAAAATATGAATTAGAGAAGAAATTATATGAGATAAAAACTCAGTTTAACGCAGAGGTTGAAAGAGATAGAAGGTTGTATAGACTAAAAACGGAATTAGAGGAAAGAAACAAATCAATCTTAAAACTCCAAGAAATAATAAAGGATTACTCGGATAAAATAAATAAGCTTGAAGGGATTATTAATGATTTAGTAGAGGGAAAAGTAAATATTATAAAATCTAACTCGCTTATCGAAATCTCAGATTATAAAGTCAGAATTTTAGGAGAAGAAGTTAATCCTTCAATATTTAATTATGTAGGAAAAGACTTCATAATCTGCAAATCAAATATACTAGATGATATACGTAAATTAAGTAAAGAGAAAGAAATCCAGAAAGAAATGGATATTAATGATATAAAGAACATAATTGAAGAATATAGGAGACAAAAATCAAAACATGGAAACTTTGCCATCTAA
- a CDS encoding MBL fold metallo-hydrolase, translated as MFFDIKKSGAILLGNNFTVDGHYERNFRVVTHFHADHILQLNKSVSSCIGIISTPPTLEVLSVLGYDIPKKKAMGISYGVKIAIEDEKIELVQADHVFGAAQVVVTNSNGESVGYTGDFKNPGKGTPILNTDVLIVDTTYGKPTFRRKFRDEVEVLFSDYVNDSLIYGPVRVYAYYGKIQEAMKILRKNGISAPFIVDGKIKEVTDIAIKYGLEIKDVFSAKSPEAKDIIKDGWYVEFKHFHEFKNRDSKFTNFALSGWEFSSPIRDVDKKSKIVALSDHADFDELVYYVDSSSASLIVTDGGRKGYYKEFAEYVNRYLNKKAISLPKD; from the coding sequence GTGTTCTTCGATATTAAGAAGTCTGGTGCAATACTTTTAGGTAACAACTTTACAGTAGATGGACATTATGAGCGAAATTTTAGGGTTGTAACTCATTTTCATGCTGACCATATTTTGCAATTAAATAAGAGCGTATCATCTTGTATTGGGATTATATCAACTCCTCCAACTCTTGAAGTTCTCTCAGTTTTAGGGTATGATATACCTAAGAAAAAAGCAATGGGAATAAGTTATGGTGTAAAAATTGCAATAGAAGATGAGAAAATAGAACTAGTTCAGGCAGATCATGTATTTGGAGCCGCTCAAGTAGTTGTAACAAATTCCAATGGCGAAAGTGTAGGTTATACTGGAGATTTTAAGAATCCGGGTAAAGGTACTCCTATACTTAATACTGACGTATTAATTGTTGATACTACCTACGGAAAGCCGACATTTAGAAGAAAATTTAGAGATGAAGTTGAAGTCTTATTTTCAGATTACGTAAACGATTCATTAATTTATGGACCAGTAAGAGTTTATGCTTACTATGGAAAGATTCAAGAGGCAATGAAAATACTGAGGAAAAATGGAATTTCGGCCCCTTTTATAGTAGATGGTAAAATAAAAGAAGTTACAGATATTGCAATAAAGTATGGTCTAGAAATAAAAGACGTTTTCTCAGCTAAGAGCCCTGAAGCTAAGGATATAATAAAAGACGGTTGGTACGTAGAATTTAAACATTTCCACGAGTTCAAAAATAGGGACTCTAAATTTACAAATTTTGCATTATCTGGATGGGAATTCTCTAGTCCAATAAGAGATGTAGATAAGAAATCTAAAATAGTTGCACTCAGTGATCATGCAGATTTTGATGAGCTAGTTTATTATGTAGATTCTTCCTCTGCTTCTTTAATAGTAACTGATGGAGGAAGAAAAGGTTACTATAAGGAATTTGCAGAATATGTTAATAGATACTTAAATAAGAAGGCTATTAGCTTGCCTAAAGATTAA
- the amrA gene encoding AmmeMemoRadiSam system protein A: MSLVTIQELGIEEGKTLVKIARQAIMKKLGLQSSISYKESEVLNKKGLAFVTLETLLGETTALRGCIGYVEAVAPLKEIVKNAAIAAAFSDPRFPPLMKDEINNIIIEVTVLTKPEEVVVDDRKELPKVIKVGRDGLIVEKGILYSGLLLPQVPMEYCWDEETFLAETCLKAGLSPDCWLDKNVRIKRFEGIIFREKYPNSDEILMIKPSDVKCKPFDFSE; the protein is encoded by the coding sequence ATGAGCTTAGTTACAATTCAAGAACTAGGAATAGAGGAGGGCAAAACACTAGTCAAGATAGCAAGACAAGCAATAATGAAAAAATTGGGGTTGCAAAGCTCAATTAGCTATAAGGAAAGTGAAGTACTTAATAAGAAAGGCCTAGCCTTTGTTACCTTAGAAACTCTTTTAGGAGAGACTACTGCTTTACGCGGATGTATAGGTTACGTGGAAGCAGTTGCTCCATTAAAGGAGATAGTTAAAAATGCAGCAATAGCTGCTGCATTTTCTGATCCAAGATTTCCTCCGTTAATGAAAGATGAGATTAATAACATAATCATCGAGGTTACGGTATTAACTAAACCAGAGGAAGTAGTAGTTGACGATAGGAAAGAATTGCCCAAAGTAATAAAAGTAGGCAGAGATGGTCTTATAGTTGAAAAGGGAATATTATATAGTGGACTATTATTACCTCAAGTTCCTATGGAGTACTGCTGGGACGAGGAAACATTTTTGGCAGAAACTTGCTTAAAAGCAGGATTGAGCCCAGATTGCTGGTTAGATAAGAACGTTAGAATAAAAAGATTCGAAGGTATAATATTTAGAGAAAAATATCCTAATTCAGATGAAATTCTTATGATAAAGCCCTCTGATGTTAAATGTAAACCGTTTGATTTTTCAGAGTAG
- a CDS encoding Rqc2 family fibronectin-binding protein: MSYIDLLAWVVENKNELIGCRIDNIYNLEKLDNVFIFKLHCKNSDKNLIIEPGVRINFTKYDIQKEIGNKAKSLRELIRDLVISDVQIIDKERILKIALNNGMKIIVELLPRGLLLVLDEQDKIKFSTEYKEFKDRVVKPGLPYVQPPKPNKVVVPKDILFALHLTESVNAEEEYEKLEKSIAEGKITPCIKKGINFMPIEFEGCEKGNSYNDVIDEYFLELTKQKEIQKITEKIEGEKKKLEKTIQQIEENIKEYEEKAEELRKIGKEIMEHYMEVENAIKNKEKKIKLEGKEIEIDPKLSVAKNASLYFDKAKEYAQKSKKAKETLEELKRKLNEIEIEIKKEEEGRKLSIRKKEWYEKYRWSFTTNGFLVIAGKDADQNESLVRKLLEDNDIFLHADIQGAAATIIKNPKNITEQDIYDAAVIAASYSKAWKLGLAAVDVFWVYGSQVSKSPPAGEYLPKGSFMIYGKKNYIKSVKLNLAIGFKINDSLEIVVGSENSVSAKVKNYVLISPGDELERTADRIVKILSEANSINAGKELKNEVLSILPGKSKIIKVVKETNDKQ; encoded by the coding sequence ATGAGTTATATAGATTTACTAGCATGGGTGGTTGAAAATAAAAACGAGCTAATAGGCTGTAGAATAGATAATATTTACAATTTGGAAAAATTGGACAATGTATTCATATTTAAGTTACATTGCAAGAATTCTGATAAAAATCTAATAATAGAGCCTGGAGTTAGAATAAACTTCACAAAATATGATATCCAAAAAGAAATTGGGAATAAAGCTAAATCCCTAAGGGAATTAATAAGAGATCTCGTAATCTCAGACGTTCAAATAATAGACAAGGAAAGAATCCTTAAAATTGCGTTAAATAATGGTATGAAGATAATAGTTGAATTATTACCTAGAGGGTTGCTTTTAGTATTAGATGAACAAGATAAAATAAAATTCTCTACAGAGTATAAGGAATTTAAAGATAGAGTTGTAAAGCCTGGCTTACCTTATGTACAGCCACCAAAACCAAATAAGGTGGTCGTACCTAAGGATATACTATTCGCCTTGCATCTAACGGAGTCTGTCAATGCAGAGGAAGAGTATGAAAAATTGGAAAAATCTATTGCTGAGGGTAAAATAACACCTTGCATTAAAAAAGGGATAAATTTTATGCCAATAGAGTTTGAAGGTTGCGAAAAAGGAAATAGCTATAATGACGTCATAGACGAATATTTTCTCGAGCTAACTAAACAAAAAGAGATACAAAAGATAACTGAAAAAATTGAAGGAGAAAAGAAAAAGCTTGAGAAAACTATCCAACAAATAGAAGAAAACATAAAGGAATACGAAGAGAAGGCGGAAGAACTAAGAAAAATAGGTAAAGAAATAATGGAACATTACATGGAGGTTGAGAATGCTATAAAGAATAAAGAAAAGAAGATTAAACTTGAGGGTAAGGAAATAGAAATAGACCCTAAATTATCAGTAGCTAAAAACGCTTCACTATATTTTGATAAAGCAAAGGAATACGCGCAAAAAAGTAAGAAAGCTAAAGAAACTCTAGAAGAATTGAAAAGAAAACTTAATGAAATCGAAATTGAGATAAAAAAAGAAGAAGAAGGGAGAAAATTATCAATAAGGAAGAAAGAATGGTATGAGAAATATAGGTGGAGTTTCACTACTAATGGATTCTTAGTAATAGCTGGTAAAGACGCTGACCAAAACGAAAGCTTAGTAAGAAAACTCCTAGAGGATAACGACATATTTTTGCACGCGGATATCCAAGGTGCTGCTGCTACTATAATTAAAAACCCTAAAAATATTACAGAACAAGATATTTACGATGCCGCAGTTATTGCAGCAAGCTATTCAAAGGCATGGAAATTAGGTTTAGCTGCAGTTGATGTATTTTGGGTTTACGGAAGCCAAGTGTCTAAAAGTCCACCTGCCGGAGAATATTTGCCAAAAGGTTCATTTATGATATATGGAAAGAAGAATTATATTAAATCGGTAAAGCTAAACTTGGCAATCGGCTTCAAGATAAATGATTCCCTTGAAATTGTTGTTGGTTCAGAAAATAGTGTTTCGGCTAAAGTTAAAAATTACGTACTAATTTCCCCTGGTGATGAATTGGAAAGAACCGCAGATAGAATAGTAAAAATACTTAGTGAGGCTAACTCTATAAATGCTGGAAAAGAACTTAAAAATGAGGTGCTATCGATTTTACCTGGAAAGTCAAAAATAATTAAAGTAGTTAAAGAAACTAATGATAAACAATAA
- a CDS encoding RIO1 family regulatory kinase/ATPase produces the protein MPSLTLAEKASLVLPEDYLVLKTFVELKDKYEYLTEEELKDRLNFTDTELRISLEKLRNLRAVSWDIITGKRAYKITFTGLDILAIKMLYVNKILNRLGLIIGEGKESNVYYGYDFDNNTIIVKFHRVGNSSYKNARKLRGYRGKRSWISITLDNAKNEYIALKCLSENLAKVPKPLGYAYNAVAMEYIEGPSLLKAELNKPKEVLDSIIGSLRIAYLYCNKMVHGDLSPYNIIIGDNESPYIIDWPQWRQDDDNLLNRDVNNIISFFSKKYNITEDLNYVMAFIKGKA, from the coding sequence ATGCCATCCCTTACTTTAGCAGAAAAAGCCTCATTGGTGCTTCCGGAGGACTATTTAGTACTTAAAACGTTTGTAGAATTAAAAGATAAATATGAATACTTGACTGAAGAGGAATTAAAAGATAGATTAAACTTTACTGATACTGAATTAAGAATTTCTTTAGAAAAGTTAAGGAATTTAAGAGCAGTCTCATGGGATATAATCACTGGTAAAAGAGCGTATAAAATAACATTTACAGGCTTGGATATTCTAGCAATAAAAATGCTTTATGTGAATAAAATTCTAAATAGACTAGGTCTAATAATAGGAGAAGGAAAAGAGAGCAATGTGTATTACGGATATGATTTCGATAATAATACTATAATAGTAAAATTTCATAGAGTAGGAAATTCTAGTTATAAAAATGCTAGGAAACTGAGAGGTTATAGAGGAAAAAGAAGCTGGATTTCAATAACGCTTGATAATGCAAAGAATGAATATATTGCATTAAAATGTTTATCAGAAAATTTAGCTAAAGTGCCAAAACCTTTAGGTTACGCTTATAATGCAGTAGCTATGGAATACATAGAAGGGCCAAGCTTACTTAAGGCAGAGCTAAATAAACCTAAGGAAGTGTTAGATTCAATAATAGGATCTCTTAGGATTGCATATTTATATTGTAATAAAATGGTACATGGAGATTTAAGTCCTTATAATATAATTATAGGAGATAACGAGAGTCCTTATATAATTGACTGGCCTCAATGGAGGCAAGATGATGATAATCTACTAAATAGAGATGTTAACAATATAATATCATTTTTCAGTAAAAAATATAATATAACTGAAGATTTGAACTATGTAATGGCATTCATCAAGGGGAAAGCATGA
- the pdo gene encoding protein disulfide oxidoreductase produces MSEEEYAELFTDEVRDALKDALKDMKNPVDVYVFIDSKDTNCNYCGLTKKLLEFISEAAPQKDGKSLLQVHVEDRGSGGPEVEKVFKEFKVERVPTVAFCKGYIRWTGAPVGEEIRALVETIVRLSQGESGLSQETIQAIKDKLNGEVKVEVVVTPSCPYCPYAALLSHMVAYEACKANKCNILSEVVEAYENQDIADKYQVMSVPTLAINESVEFIGVPNEENFVNTILEKQKVK; encoded by the coding sequence ATGAGTGAAGAAGAGTATGCAGAACTTTTTACTGATGAAGTAAGAGATGCTTTAAAAGATGCTTTAAAAGATATGAAAAATCCCGTTGATGTATATGTTTTTATAGACTCAAAAGATACTAATTGCAACTATTGTGGATTAACGAAGAAATTATTGGAATTCATTAGTGAAGCGGCTCCACAAAAGGATGGAAAGAGCCTACTTCAAGTTCACGTTGAGGATAGAGGAAGTGGAGGTCCAGAAGTAGAAAAAGTGTTCAAAGAGTTTAAAGTAGAAAGAGTTCCAACAGTAGCCTTCTGCAAAGGATACATAAGATGGACTGGAGCTCCAGTTGGTGAAGAAATAAGAGCTTTAGTAGAGACAATTGTAAGACTATCTCAAGGAGAAAGCGGCTTAAGCCAAGAAACAATTCAAGCTATAAAAGATAAATTAAACGGAGAAGTAAAAGTAGAAGTTGTAGTTACTCCTTCCTGCCCTTACTGTCCTTACGCTGCACTTCTATCACATATGGTAGCATATGAGGCTTGTAAAGCCAATAAGTGTAACATATTATCAGAAGTAGTCGAAGCGTATGAGAATCAAGACATTGCAGATAAGTATCAAGTAATGTCAGTGCCAACGTTAGCTATAAATGAATCTGTTGAATTTATAGGAGTTCCTAATGAAGAGAATTTTGTAAATACTATCTTAGAAAAGCAAAAGGTAAAATGA
- a CDS encoding ATP-dependent DNA ligase, with product MEFKIIAEYFDRLEKISSRLQLTSLLADLFKKTDKNVIDKVVYIIQGKLWPDFLGMPELGIGEKFLIRALSIATSVSDDEIEKMYKSVGDLGQVAFDIKQKQQSASILAFLGAQKASKPLTVEKVYDDLAKVATSTGEGSRDIKIRLLAGLLKDASPLEAKYLVRFVDGRLRVGIGDATILDALAITFGGGQNFRPIVERAYNLRADLGNIAKILANGGIEQLKNIKPQPGIPIRPMLAERLSDPAEMLSKVGNIALVDYKYDGERGQIHKAGDKIFIFSRRLENITNQYPDVAEYISKYVKGNEFIVEGEIIPVDPETGEMRPFQELMHRKRKSDIHEAIKEYPVNVFLFDLMYYEGEDYTVKPLSERRKKLESIVEDNDYVHIATHIITDNVEKLKEFFYQAISEGAEGVMVKSLAPDAIYQAGSRGWLWIKFKRDYQSEMADTVDLVMVGAFHGKGRKGGKYSSFLMAAYNPDKDVFETVCKVASGFTDAELDDLQKKIAELKRDTPHPRVVSTMVPDVWLTPALVAEIIGAEITISPLHTCCKDQYAEGGLSIRFPRFIRWRPDKSPEDATTNREILEMYKSQLKKIEEKPSDQSV from the coding sequence ATGGAGTTTAAAATTATAGCTGAATACTTTGATAGACTAGAAAAGATCTCTTCTAGGCTTCAACTTACATCATTACTTGCAGATCTTTTTAAGAAAACTGACAAAAATGTTATTGATAAAGTTGTATATATAATTCAGGGTAAACTATGGCCAGACTTCTTAGGAATGCCAGAATTAGGAATAGGTGAAAAATTCCTTATAAGAGCATTATCAATAGCTACAAGCGTAAGCGATGATGAAATAGAAAAAATGTATAAATCAGTAGGAGATTTGGGGCAAGTAGCTTTTGATATAAAGCAAAAACAGCAGTCTGCCAGTATTTTAGCGTTTTTAGGAGCGCAAAAAGCTTCAAAGCCGCTAACTGTAGAAAAAGTTTATGATGATTTAGCAAAAGTTGCTACAAGCACTGGAGAAGGTAGTAGAGATATTAAAATCAGACTATTAGCAGGATTACTTAAGGATGCTTCTCCACTTGAGGCTAAATATTTAGTTAGATTTGTTGATGGTAGGTTAAGGGTTGGAATAGGAGACGCTACAATATTAGACGCACTAGCAATAACTTTCGGCGGCGGGCAGAACTTTAGGCCTATAGTTGAAAGAGCATACAATTTGAGGGCCGATTTAGGTAATATTGCAAAAATATTAGCAAATGGCGGAATTGAACAACTGAAGAACATTAAACCTCAGCCAGGGATTCCAATAAGGCCAATGCTAGCTGAAAGATTATCAGACCCTGCAGAGATGTTAAGTAAGGTAGGCAATATTGCATTGGTCGATTATAAGTATGATGGAGAGAGAGGACAAATTCATAAAGCAGGAGATAAAATTTTCATATTCTCTAGAAGATTGGAAAATATAACAAATCAATATCCTGACGTAGCAGAGTATATTTCAAAATACGTTAAAGGTAATGAGTTCATAGTTGAGGGAGAAATAATACCAGTAGATCCAGAAACTGGTGAAATGAGACCTTTCCAAGAATTGATGCACAGGAAAAGGAAGTCCGATATTCACGAGGCTATAAAAGAGTATCCGGTTAACGTATTCTTATTTGATTTAATGTACTATGAAGGAGAAGATTATACAGTAAAGCCGTTATCAGAAAGACGTAAGAAGTTAGAATCAATAGTTGAAGATAACGATTATGTACATATAGCCACTCATATTATAACTGATAATGTAGAAAAACTAAAGGAATTCTTCTATCAAGCAATCTCTGAAGGCGCAGAAGGCGTAATGGTAAAATCTCTGGCACCAGATGCAATATATCAAGCAGGATCAAGAGGTTGGCTTTGGATAAAGTTTAAGAGAGATTACCAGAGCGAAATGGCAGATACTGTAGACCTGGTAATGGTAGGTGCTTTTCACGGTAAAGGAAGGAAAGGAGGCAAATATAGTTCCTTCTTAATGGCTGCATATAATCCAGACAAGGACGTTTTCGAGACTGTATGTAAAGTTGCTTCTGGTTTTACTGATGCAGAACTTGACGATTTACAGAAGAAAATTGCCGAGTTAAAAAGAGACACACCTCATCCAAGAGTTGTATCAACCATGGTTCCAGATGTTTGGTTAACACCAGCACTTGTTGCCGAAATAATTGGAGCAGAAATAACTATATCTCCTCTACATACTTGTTGCAAAGATCAGTATGCAGAAGGTGGTTTATCAATAAGATTCCCAAGATTTATAAGGTGGAGACCAGATAAGAGTCCAGAAGATGCAACTACTAATCGTGAAATTCTTGAGATGTATAAGAGCCAATTAAAGAAGATTGAAGAAAAGCCGTCAGATCAGAGTGTATAA